A single genomic interval of Saccharospirillum mangrovi harbors:
- a CDS encoding D-alanine--D-alanine ligase, whose translation MTAGKQFNRVAVPYGGLSAEREVALNSGMTVIQALKDAGYDVVTHDVTDKAALVEWIGQLDVDVVFPMLHGRGGEDGQIQGLLEWHRLPYVGSGVLGSALAMDKLRAKWVFASAGVATPPFAVIRSDAEREALQTQLEYPVMVKPVHEGSSIGMSRVDSAEQLAAACTEAFRFDSEVMIEQFIAGSEYTIGIVGDIALPPIRLEAANTFYDYNAKYLSDDTRYFLPCGLDAQREAAIKELALQAFRALGCYGWGRVDLMMDEAGQAMVLEVNTIPGMTDHSLLPKASRAHGWELPQLMHEILATVVLPK comes from the coding sequence ATGACGGCGGGCAAACAATTCAATCGCGTGGCGGTGCCGTACGGCGGCCTGTCGGCCGAACGCGAGGTCGCTTTGAACAGCGGCATGACGGTGATCCAGGCACTCAAAGACGCCGGCTACGACGTTGTCACGCACGATGTGACGGATAAAGCGGCGCTGGTTGAGTGGATCGGCCAGTTGGACGTCGATGTGGTCTTCCCGATGCTGCACGGTCGTGGCGGTGAAGACGGGCAGATCCAGGGTTTGCTGGAGTGGCATCGGCTGCCATACGTCGGCAGTGGTGTGCTCGGTTCGGCGCTGGCGATGGACAAATTGCGCGCCAAGTGGGTGTTTGCCAGCGCTGGTGTCGCCACGCCGCCGTTCGCGGTGATTCGCTCCGACGCCGAGCGCGAAGCGCTGCAAACACAACTGGAATATCCGGTCATGGTGAAGCCGGTGCACGAAGGTTCCAGCATCGGCATGAGCCGTGTTGATTCGGCCGAACAACTGGCCGCTGCCTGCACCGAAGCGTTTCGTTTCGACAGCGAAGTGATGATCGAACAGTTCATCGCTGGCAGCGAATACACCATCGGCATCGTTGGCGACATTGCCTTGCCGCCGATTCGACTGGAAGCGGCCAATACGTTCTACGACTACAACGCCAAATACTTGTCCGACGACACCCGCTACTTCCTGCCATGCGGCCTGGATGCGCAGCGCGAAGCGGCGATCAAAGAACTGGCGTTGCAGGCATTCCGCGCGCTCGGCTGTTACGGCTGGGGTCGGGTGGATTTGATGATGGATGAGGCCGGTCAGGCCATGGTGCTGGAAGTGAACACCATTCCGGGCATGACCGATCACAGCTTGCTGCCCAAGGCATCGCGGGCGCACGGCTGGGAGTTGCCGCAATTGATGCATGAAATTCTGGCGACGGTGGTGCTGCCGAAATGA
- the ftsW gene encoding putative lipid II flippase FtsW: MTAQARSFPLLTDRLSAAYQPLWRGDRWLLGSSITLLILGVVMIASASIDISQQNFGVPYHYTLRHLMYLALGVMLAALVSVVPMVVWQRLSGVFLIAALLLLVIVLIPGVGREVKGSWRWIDLGPFGFQPSELGKGAIILYVSAYLVRRRDEVMTQLSGFVKPLLVMSVMIMLLLLEPDFGTVVVVLGTILGMLFLGGVKAGQFFLAILAASGAITIMVASQTYRVRRVLAFLDPWSAENVYGSGYQLTQSLIAFGRGEWFGVGLGNSMQKLFYLPEAHNDFILAIVGEELGLVGVLSVLVLFGILIQRMFFIARLAERKGYLFGAFVSYGIGLLFAIQVLINIGVNTGLLPTKGLTLPFLSSGGTSLLICLSLLALVNRVYGEALARDAEEATS; the protein is encoded by the coding sequence ATGACCGCACAAGCGCGTTCATTTCCGTTACTGACCGACCGACTCAGCGCCGCCTATCAACCGCTGTGGCGCGGTGACCGCTGGTTGCTCGGCAGCAGCATCACGCTATTGATTCTGGGTGTGGTGATGATCGCCTCGGCGTCCATCGACATCAGTCAGCAGAATTTCGGTGTGCCGTATCACTACACCTTGCGGCATCTGATGTATCTCGCCCTCGGCGTCATGCTGGCTGCACTGGTGTCGGTGGTGCCCATGGTGGTGTGGCAGCGGTTGAGTGGTGTGTTTCTGATTGCGGCTTTGTTGCTGTTGGTGATCGTGCTGATTCCGGGTGTCGGCCGCGAAGTAAAAGGCAGCTGGCGCTGGATCGATTTAGGCCCGTTCGGCTTCCAGCCGTCGGAGTTGGGTAAAGGCGCCATCATTTTGTACGTCTCGGCGTATCTGGTGCGGCGTCGCGATGAAGTCATGACCCAGTTGTCGGGCTTTGTGAAACCACTGTTGGTGATGTCGGTGATGATCATGCTGCTGTTGCTGGAGCCGGATTTCGGCACGGTGGTGGTGGTGCTCGGCACCATTCTCGGCATGTTGTTTTTGGGTGGCGTGAAGGCCGGGCAATTCTTCCTGGCGATTCTCGCCGCCAGTGGCGCCATCACCATCATGGTGGCGTCGCAGACGTATCGGGTGCGGCGCGTACTGGCGTTCCTGGACCCTTGGTCGGCGGAAAATGTGTACGGCAGCGGCTATCAGCTGACGCAATCGTTGATCGCTTTTGGGCGTGGCGAATGGTTCGGCGTCGGCCTCGGTAATTCGATGCAGAAACTGTTTTACCTGCCCGAAGCGCACAACGATTTCATTCTCGCCATCGTCGGTGAAGAACTGGGTCTGGTCGGTGTGCTGTCGGTTTTGGTGCTGTTTGGCATTTTGATTCAGCGGATGTTTTTCATCGCCCGCCTGGCCGAGCGCAAAGGTTATTTGTTTGGCGCCTTTGTCAGTTATGGCATCGGTTTGCTGTTCGCGATTCAGGTGCTGATCAACATCGGCGTGAACACCGGCCTGTTGCCGACCAAGGGTTTGACGCTGCCGTTTTTGTCATCCGGCGGCACCAGTCTGCTGATTTGTTTGTCGCTGCTGGCGTTGGTTAATCGCGTCTACGGCGAAGCCCTGGCACGTGATGCCGAGGAGGCGACGTCATGA
- the murD gene encoding UDP-N-acetylmuramoyl-L-alanine--D-glutamate ligase: MNVITATRNYLVVGLGATGLSCVRFLRARGQSVAVVDSRATPPGLDVLQRDFPDVELTTGAFSAEQLKSADILVMSPGVPLATPAIKAAIDAGVPVTSDIELFHQNFTGQLVLITGSNAKSTVTSWVADMARLANKAYVVGGNLGKPALELLDEPADLAILELSSFQLELLPPLVSSVATVLNVSEDHLDRYDSYEAYRQAKLRIYRGAQQVVFNRADALTQASLETPARSFGLDAPKGDDFGLVDVAGDLCLAQGEQPLLPASEVALPGRHNLANALASVALASAVGLPQEAILASLRRFKGLPHRCELVATKAGVRYVNDSKGTNVGATLAAVEGLGREAPGTLILLVGGQGKDADFAPLAAPVNELCKAVFAYGEDGDLLAAAIGPLTQRLDTMQDALTAAHQSASDGDTVLLSPACASFDQFRNFEHRGEQFRALVEALA, encoded by the coding sequence ATGAATGTGATCACTGCTACACGCAATTATCTGGTCGTCGGCTTGGGTGCCACAGGCTTGTCCTGTGTGCGCTTTTTGCGCGCGCGCGGCCAGAGCGTGGCGGTGGTCGACAGTCGCGCCACACCGCCGGGACTGGATGTGTTACAGCGCGATTTTCCCGATGTCGAACTGACCACGGGCGCGTTCTCGGCGGAACAATTAAAAAGCGCCGACATTCTGGTGATGAGCCCGGGTGTGCCGCTGGCAACACCGGCGATTAAGGCAGCCATCGATGCCGGTGTGCCGGTCACGTCGGACATCGAATTGTTTCACCAGAATTTTACCGGCCAGCTGGTGCTGATCACCGGCTCCAACGCCAAATCGACGGTTACTTCCTGGGTGGCCGATATGGCTCGGCTGGCGAACAAGGCTTATGTCGTCGGCGGCAATCTGGGCAAGCCGGCGCTGGAATTGCTCGATGAACCAGCCGATCTGGCGATTCTCGAACTGTCGAGTTTTCAGTTGGAATTGCTGCCGCCTTTGGTGTCGAGCGTGGCGACGGTGTTGAACGTCAGCGAAGACCATCTCGACCGTTACGACAGTTACGAGGCCTATCGGCAGGCCAAGCTGCGCATCTATCGCGGCGCGCAGCAAGTGGTGTTCAACCGCGCCGATGCACTGACGCAAGCGTCGCTGGAAACACCGGCGCGGTCTTTTGGTCTGGACGCTCCCAAGGGCGACGATTTTGGTTTGGTCGACGTCGCTGGCGATCTTTGCCTGGCGCAGGGCGAACAACCGTTGCTGCCGGCGAGTGAGGTGGCATTACCCGGTCGACACAATCTCGCTAACGCCCTGGCGAGTGTGGCGTTAGCCAGCGCTGTTGGCTTGCCGCAAGAAGCCATTCTGGCCTCGCTGCGCCGCTTCAAAGGTTTGCCGCATCGCTGTGAATTGGTGGCCACCAAAGCGGGCGTGCGCTACGTCAACGATTCCAAAGGCACCAACGTCGGCGCGACGCTGGCGGCGGTCGAAGGCCTGGGTCGCGAAGCACCGGGCACGCTGATTTTGTTGGTTGGCGGCCAGGGCAAAGACGCGGATTTCGCGCCGCTGGCAGCGCCGGTTAATGAATTGTGCAAGGCGGTTTTTGCTTACGGCGAAGATGGCGATTTGCTGGCGGCGGCCATCGGCCCGCTGACGCAACGCCTGGATACAATGCAGGACGCATTAACAGCGGCGCATCAAAGCGCCAGCGATGGTGACACTGTATTGTTGTCGCCGGCCTGCGCCAGCTTCGATCAATTTCGCAATTTCGAACACAGAGGCGAGCAGTTCCGCGCTCTGGTGGAGGCGCTGGCATGA
- a CDS encoding UDP-N-acetylmuramoyl-L-alanyl-D-glutamate--2,6-diaminopimelate ligase, with protein MILLSTWLPDHPELAGVKALDLTLDSREVRRGSVFVALKGSAVDGHDYIDAAINAGAVAVLAEHPVGELAVPVVVFADLRARLGELAHRFFEAPSEQLNMIGITGTNGKTSTCQYIAQSFDFLGRRCGIIGTNGQGLWGALQQTQNTTPDVIRLHKELSRQYVQGGRYCAMEVSSHGLDQGRVDSVCYRTAVFTNLSRDHLDYHGTMENYGNAKWRLFQWPGLVNAVVNLDDAWVREHRDSIQAEQVLTYGESAEADVRVIAYRCHPTGLDARVATPWGEAELNLPLLGRFNLSNALAAFAVLLCENVPLSTAARVLSNLRPVSGRMEKIALRDGATVVVDYAHTPDALEKALAACRDHVQGRLGVIFGCGGDRDRGKRPEMAAVAEAGADFVVITDDNPRSESSASILADIRAGFVAPEKVTVIADRRQAIYDTLNRTGEDDVVLIAGKGHEAYQEIAGVRHDFSDQQTVRDWQEAHHVD; from the coding sequence ATGATTCTGCTCTCAACCTGGTTGCCCGATCATCCCGAATTGGCCGGCGTGAAAGCGCTCGATTTGACGCTCGACAGCCGCGAAGTGCGTCGCGGCAGTGTCTTCGTGGCGCTCAAAGGCAGCGCGGTGGACGGCCACGATTACATCGACGCCGCTATCAACGCCGGTGCCGTAGCCGTGTTGGCCGAACACCCGGTGGGCGAACTCGCCGTGCCGGTTGTGGTGTTTGCCGATTTGCGCGCTCGCTTGGGCGAACTGGCGCATCGGTTTTTCGAGGCGCCGTCCGAACAGCTGAATATGATCGGCATTACCGGCACCAACGGTAAGACGTCGACCTGCCAGTACATCGCTCAGTCTTTCGATTTCCTTGGCCGCCGCTGCGGCATCATCGGCACCAACGGCCAGGGTTTGTGGGGCGCGTTGCAGCAAACCCAGAACACCACGCCGGATGTGATTCGACTGCACAAAGAACTGTCGCGTCAGTACGTGCAGGGCGGTCGCTATTGCGCCATGGAAGTGTCGTCGCACGGTCTGGATCAGGGTCGGGTCGACAGCGTGTGTTATCGCACCGCTGTGTTCACCAACCTCAGCCGCGACCATCTGGATTACCACGGCACCATGGAAAACTACGGCAACGCCAAATGGCGGCTGTTCCAGTGGCCAGGTCTGGTCAATGCGGTGGTGAATCTGGACGACGCCTGGGTGCGCGAACATCGCGACAGCATTCAGGCCGAACAGGTGCTGACTTACGGCGAATCCGCCGAGGCCGATGTGCGCGTTATCGCTTACCGCTGTCACCCGACCGGCTTGGACGCGCGCGTTGCCACGCCCTGGGGCGAAGCCGAACTGAATTTGCCATTGCTGGGTCGCTTTAACCTCAGCAATGCTCTGGCCGCCTTCGCAGTCCTGTTGTGCGAAAACGTACCGCTGTCGACGGCAGCGCGGGTGTTGTCGAACCTGCGCCCTGTCAGCGGCCGGATGGAAAAAATCGCCTTGCGCGACGGCGCTACTGTGGTGGTCGATTACGCCCACACACCGGATGCGTTGGAAAAAGCGCTGGCCGCTTGCCGTGATCATGTTCAAGGCCGGCTCGGCGTTATCTTCGGTTGCGGTGGCGATCGTGATCGCGGCAAGCGACCGGAAATGGCCGCCGTGGCGGAAGCCGGTGCCGACTTTGTGGTGATCACCGACGACAACCCGCGTTCGGAATCGTCCGCCAGCATTCTGGCCGACATCCGTGCTGGCTTTGTCGCGCCGGAAAAAGTGACCGTCATCGCTGACCGCCGCCAGGCCATTTACGACACCCTGAACCGCACCGGCGAAGACGATGTGGTGTTGATCGCTGGCAAAGGTCACGAGGCGTATCAGGAAATCGCCGGCGTGCGTCATGACTTCTCCGACCAGCAAACGGTTCGTGACTGGCAGGAGGCGCACCATGTGGACTGA
- the murG gene encoding undecaprenyldiphospho-muramoylpentapeptide beta-N-acetylglucosaminyltransferase yields MSRILIMAGGTGGHIFPAMAVAEALQAEGYQVSWLGAKRGMETDLVPRAGFDLHTLGVTAWQGGGLLRKVTAPFNLLGALMQALGLLGRLKPAAVIGFGGYASAPGGVAALLRGIPLVLHEQNGVPGLTNAKLAKRATRLLQAFPRTFVGDVEVVGNPVRQALTQLAPPAERGLGGHSRLRVLVMGGSQGAQALNETVPAAMATLSSTQQPEVWHQAGRGKANETQAAYSQAGVEASVVEFVDDMAKAYQWADLVICRSGASTVSELAAVGVYSLLVPYPWHKDRQQYRNADWLVSEQAAELCDQADLTADSLGERLAYWHAHRDELKAGAQRCWRLGIRDSARRVVRVVDEILVEQAA; encoded by the coding sequence ATGAGTCGCATCCTGATCATGGCCGGTGGCACCGGTGGCCATATTTTCCCGGCCATGGCCGTTGCCGAAGCCTTGCAGGCCGAGGGCTATCAGGTGAGTTGGCTGGGTGCTAAGCGCGGTATGGAAACCGATTTGGTGCCGCGCGCGGGTTTTGATCTGCACACTTTGGGTGTGACCGCCTGGCAAGGCGGCGGTCTGCTGCGCAAGGTGACTGCACCGTTTAATTTGCTCGGCGCGCTGATGCAGGCGTTGGGTTTGTTGGGTCGATTAAAGCCAGCGGCGGTGATCGGCTTTGGCGGCTATGCCTCGGCACCGGGCGGCGTTGCGGCGCTGTTGCGTGGCATTCCGCTGGTATTGCACGAACAAAACGGCGTGCCGGGTTTGACCAACGCCAAGTTGGCCAAGCGTGCGACGCGTCTGTTGCAGGCGTTTCCGCGCACCTTTGTCGGCGATGTCGAAGTGGTCGGTAATCCGGTACGGCAGGCGCTGACGCAATTGGCACCGCCGGCTGAGCGCGGTTTGGGCGGCCACAGTCGGTTGCGGGTTTTGGTGATGGGCGGCAGTCAGGGTGCTCAGGCGTTGAACGAAACCGTGCCGGCGGCGATGGCGACATTGAGCTCGACCCAGCAGCCGGAAGTCTGGCATCAGGCCGGGCGTGGTAAGGCTAACGAAACTCAGGCGGCCTATAGCCAGGCCGGGGTTGAGGCGAGCGTGGTCGAGTTTGTTGACGACATGGCGAAGGCCTATCAGTGGGCCGATCTGGTGATTTGCCGCAGCGGTGCGTCAACGGTGTCGGAACTGGCGGCCGTTGGGGTGTACAGCCTGTTGGTGCCGTACCCCTGGCACAAGGATCGCCAACAGTATCGCAACGCCGATTGGCTGGTTTCAGAACAGGCTGCGGAGTTGTGTGATCAGGCGGATTTGACCGCCGACAGCCTGGGTGAGCGACTGGCCTATTGGCACGCTCACCGCGACGAATTGAAGGCCGGCGCCCAGCGTTGCTGGCGTTTGGGAATACGTGATTCGGCCCGGCGTGTGGTTCGGGTCGTCGATGAAATTTTAGTGGAGCAAGCCGCATGA
- a CDS encoding UDP-N-acetylmuramoyl-tripeptide--D-alanyl-D-alanine ligase: MWTEPRLSQWASAANGRLLGNDQVVGQVSTDSRELTPGDVYVALKGEQFDGHSYVEAALKQGAAAIVVEQEMPVDAPQLIVPDTRLALGQLAGLLRQAFPGQVIALTGSAGKTSTRAMLQRIFEQDAGLLATAGNFNNDIGVPKTWFRINDEHRRVLLELGANAQGEIAWTAGFSQPYISLLLNASEAHSEGFGGLDGVRQAKGEIIDGTLADGHCVLNCDDPAFAQWRERAGSRSVLRFGQSAEAEVRLDSYVATGFGSIFQVTLPEGEIEVRWPMLGRHMALNAAAAAATAWVAGMSLKSIVLGLARMQPEPGRLQPLPSLHGGLLVDDSYNANPASVRAAIDVLSETSDDTVLVLGDMAELGTDANELHADVGRYAKGRIRDVWTLGNLSQATSAAFGGEHFESLDRLVAALPSRLTEKTAVLVKGSRSAAMERVVETLRRKA; the protein is encoded by the coding sequence ATGTGGACTGAGCCGCGTCTGAGCCAGTGGGCGAGTGCCGCCAACGGGCGTTTGTTGGGCAATGATCAAGTAGTCGGTCAGGTATCGACCGATAGCCGCGAACTGACGCCGGGTGATGTCTATGTCGCGCTCAAAGGCGAGCAGTTTGACGGCCACAGCTACGTTGAGGCCGCGCTCAAGCAAGGCGCAGCGGCCATCGTGGTTGAACAGGAAATGCCGGTCGATGCACCGCAACTTATTGTGCCGGATACGCGGCTGGCATTGGGACAACTGGCTGGTCTGCTGCGGCAGGCGTTTCCGGGTCAGGTGATCGCGTTAACCGGCAGCGCCGGCAAAACCTCAACCCGAGCGATGCTGCAACGCATTTTTGAACAGGACGCCGGGCTGCTGGCTACCGCTGGCAACTTCAATAACGACATCGGCGTACCCAAAACCTGGTTTCGAATTAACGACGAACATCGTCGCGTGCTGCTCGAGTTGGGCGCTAACGCTCAGGGCGAAATTGCCTGGACGGCGGGGTTCAGTCAGCCGTACATCAGCCTGTTACTGAACGCATCCGAAGCCCATTCCGAAGGCTTCGGTGGCCTGGATGGCGTGCGTCAGGCCAAGGGCGAAATCATTGACGGCACTCTGGCGGATGGTCATTGCGTATTGAATTGCGACGACCCGGCCTTTGCGCAGTGGCGCGAACGCGCTGGCTCTCGTTCGGTGTTGCGTTTTGGTCAGTCGGCCGAGGCCGAGGTGCGTCTGGACAGTTACGTCGCCACCGGTTTCGGCTCGATCTTTCAAGTGACATTGCCGGAAGGCGAAATCGAAGTGCGCTGGCCCATGCTGGGTCGGCACATGGCGTTGAATGCCGCCGCCGCTGCGGCCACGGCCTGGGTGGCGGGGATGTCGCTTAAATCGATCGTTCTGGGTCTGGCGCGTATGCAGCCCGAACCGGGACGGTTGCAGCCGTTGCCATCGTTGCACGGTGGTTTGCTGGTGGACGATTCCTACAACGCCAATCCGGCGTCGGTGCGCGCAGCCATCGATGTGCTGAGTGAAACGAGTGACGACACGGTGCTGGTGCTCGGCGATATGGCCGAACTCGGTACCGATGCCAACGAATTACACGCCGACGTTGGGCGTTACGCTAAAGGTCGCATCCGCGATGTCTGGACGCTGGGCAATTTGTCCCAGGCGACCAGCGCGGCCTTCGGTGGTGAACATTTTGAATCGCTGGATCGACTGGTGGCGGCGTTGCCATCCCGTCTGACTGAAAAGACCGCGGTGTTGGTGAAAGGATCACGCAGCGCGGCCATGGAAAGGGTGGTTGAAACCCTGAGAAGGAAAGCCTGA
- a CDS encoding cell division protein FtsQ/DivIB — MNDARKRKQGATVRRQPLNWRRPLRYGSRALLGGIALALVITVGRWLVGLEVSWQPMALNDWQLDEVLIYQSRADLDQTLSHYQGRSLLLISPEAVRKDLEALPWVSDARVSKEWPDRLQIHIDEHQPVARWNGEQVLNSDGEPLTRPVADLVLADLRGPEGQAKRVMDQYLQYSRVFVDSGVRLAGVRMHPRGAWDLQLDNGIEVALGSSDMLDRTTRVVALLERSPLNLTEIDYIDARYPNGVAVGRRANREPSA, encoded by the coding sequence ATGAACGACGCCCGCAAACGCAAACAGGGCGCCACCGTGCGCCGGCAGCCGCTGAACTGGCGGCGGCCTTTGCGTTATGGCTCGCGGGCGTTACTGGGCGGTATCGCTTTGGCGTTGGTGATTACGGTTGGCCGTTGGTTGGTGGGCCTGGAAGTGAGCTGGCAGCCGATGGCGTTGAACGATTGGCAGTTGGACGAAGTGCTGATTTATCAGAGCCGTGCCGATCTGGACCAGACCCTTTCGCACTATCAGGGCCGCAGCCTGCTGCTGATTTCGCCCGAAGCGGTGCGCAAAGATTTGGAAGCGTTGCCCTGGGTGTCGGACGCCCGGGTCAGCAAAGAATGGCCGGATCGGTTGCAGATTCATATTGATGAACACCAGCCGGTCGCCCGCTGGAACGGCGAGCAGGTGCTGAACAGCGATGGCGAACCGCTGACGCGGCCAGTGGCGGATCTGGTACTGGCCGATTTGCGCGGGCCGGAGGGGCAGGCCAAGCGGGTCATGGATCAGTACCTGCAATATTCCCGCGTCTTCGTCGACTCGGGTGTGCGTCTGGCGGGTGTGCGCATGCATCCGCGCGGCGCCTGGGATTTGCAGTTGGACAACGGCATTGAAGTGGCGCTGGGTTCCAGCGACATGCTGGACCGGACCACTCGGGTGGTGGCGCTGCTCGAACGCAGCCCACTGAACCTGACAGAGATTGACTATATAGACGCTCGTTACCCGAACGGTGTGGCCGTCGGGCGGCGGGCGAATCGCGAACCATCGGCTTGA
- the mraY gene encoding phospho-N-acetylmuramoyl-pentapeptide-transferase, with the protein MFVWLTPFLMELHSGFSVLQYLTLRAIFGVLTALGVSLLLGPWLIRTLRQYQIGQSVRSDGPQTHLSKAGTPTMGGALILISIVISALLWSDLSNRYVWITIGVTAGFGIIGWVDDYLKVVKRNSKGLPARTKYLAQSMFGLGAALALFLTAGGTVENTLYVPFFKEVAISLGAFFVVLTYFVIVGTSNAVNLTDGLDGLAILPTVLIAGALGVFAYVAGNSVYSDYLQIPYVLGAGELIVLCGAMVGSGLGFLWFNTYPAQVFMGDVGSLALGAALGVIAVIVRQELVLFIMGGVFVAETLSVILQVASFKLTGRRIFRMAPLHHHYELKGWPEPRVIVRFWIITVILVLVGLATLKIR; encoded by the coding sequence ATGTTTGTTTGGTTGACGCCTTTTTTGATGGAACTGCACAGCGGTTTTTCCGTGTTGCAGTACCTGACACTGCGCGCCATTTTCGGCGTGTTGACCGCGCTGGGTGTGTCTTTGCTGTTAGGCCCCTGGCTGATCCGCACGTTGCGCCAATATCAGATTGGTCAGTCGGTGCGCAGCGATGGTCCGCAAACGCATTTGAGCAAAGCCGGCACGCCCACCATGGGCGGCGCGCTGATTCTGATTTCCATCGTTATTTCCGCCTTGTTGTGGTCGGACCTGAGCAATCGCTACGTCTGGATCACCATCGGTGTGACCGCCGGTTTCGGCATCATCGGTTGGGTGGACGACTACCTCAAAGTCGTCAAACGCAACAGCAAGGGCTTGCCGGCGCGTACCAAATATCTGGCGCAATCGATGTTCGGTCTGGGTGCCGCCCTGGCGTTGTTTCTGACCGCAGGCGGCACCGTTGAAAACACTCTATATGTGCCGTTCTTTAAAGAAGTGGCGATTTCTCTAGGCGCCTTCTTCGTGGTGCTGACTTATTTCGTCATCGTCGGTACGTCCAACGCGGTCAATCTGACCGACGGTCTGGATGGTCTGGCGATTCTGCCGACGGTGTTGATCGCCGGTGCCCTGGGCGTGTTCGCCTACGTCGCGGGTAACAGCGTTTATTCCGATTATTTGCAGATTCCGTATGTGCTGGGTGCCGGTGAATTAATCGTACTTTGCGGCGCCATGGTTGGGTCGGGGCTGGGTTTTCTTTGGTTTAACACCTACCCGGCGCAGGTGTTTATGGGCGATGTCGGTTCACTGGCTCTGGGTGCGGCCCTGGGTGTGATTGCCGTCATCGTGCGGCAGGAATTGGTGCTGTTCATCATGGGCGGTGTCTTCGTTGCGGAAACCCTGTCGGTGATTCTGCAAGTCGCGTCGTTCAAGTTGACCGGCCGCCGCATTTTCCGCATGGCGCCGTTGCATCACCACTATGAATTGAAAGGCTGGCCCGAGCCTCGGGTCATTGTGCGTTTTTGGATCATCACCGTAATTTTGGTGCTGGTCGGTCTGGCTACGTTGAAGATTCGTTGA
- the murC gene encoding UDP-N-acetylmuramate--L-alanine ligase, producing the protein MTRLDLNNGQEFPIPEMRRIRRIHFIGIGGAGMCGIAEVLHNQGYAISGSDLKLSAVTKRLEDLGMTVFYGHDESNVSGADVVVVSSAINPANPEVKWALDRRVPVVRRAEMLAELMRYRHGIAIAGTHGKTTTTSLMASVMAKGGLDPTFVIGGKLNSAGANARLGTSRYLVAEADESDASFLHLQPMTAIVTNIDADHMGTYEGDFERLKDTYIQFLHNLPFYGLAVLCIDDEHVRSILPRLSRQFVTYGFSDEADYRAVNVRQQGMVTYFKVERPAGQSPLDIALHMPGDHNVLNALAVIAVASDEGVSDEGIQAGLNEFDGVGRRFQVQGEFAIPGGKVMLVDDYGHHPRELAVTFDAIRRGWPDKRLVVLFQPHRYSRTRDLYEDFVDVLSKVDVLLLLDVYAAGEEPIPGADGRSLSRSLRMRGKVEPIFIEHRDKVLAALPDILQDGDLLLTQGAGDVGALSAEIAHAQLGFKA; encoded by the coding sequence ATGACGCGTCTGGATTTGAACAACGGCCAGGAATTTCCAATTCCGGAGATGCGCCGCATTCGCCGCATTCATTTTATCGGCATCGGTGGCGCAGGCATGTGCGGCATCGCCGAGGTGTTGCACAACCAGGGCTATGCGATCAGCGGTTCGGATTTGAAACTGAGTGCCGTCACCAAGCGCCTGGAAGACCTGGGCATGACGGTGTTTTACGGCCATGACGAAAGCAACGTCAGCGGCGCCGATGTCGTGGTGGTGTCCAGCGCGATCAATCCGGCCAACCCGGAAGTGAAGTGGGCGCTGGATCGCCGCGTGCCGGTGGTGCGTCGCGCCGAAATGCTGGCGGAGTTGATGCGTTATCGCCACGGCATTGCCATTGCCGGTACGCACGGCAAAACCACCACAACCTCTTTGATGGCGTCGGTCATGGCCAAAGGCGGCCTGGACCCGACCTTTGTGATTGGCGGCAAACTGAACAGCGCCGGTGCCAATGCGCGCTTGGGCACCAGTCGTTATCTGGTCGCTGAAGCCGATGAAAGCGATGCGTCGTTTCTGCATCTGCAACCGATGACCGCCATCGTCACCAACATCGATGCCGATCACATGGGCACCTACGAAGGCGACTTCGAACGGCTCAAAGACACCTACATCCAATTCCTGCACAACCTGCCGTTTTACGGTTTGGCGGTGCTGTGCATCGACGACGAACACGTGCGCTCCATTCTGCCGCGCCTGAGTCGGCAGTTCGTCACCTACGGATTCAGTGACGAGGCCGACTACCGGGCGGTGAACGTCCGTCAGCAAGGCATGGTGACTTACTTCAAAGTGGAGCGTCCGGCGGGTCAGTCGCCGCTCGACATTGCGCTGCACATGCCGGGCGACCACAACGTACTGAACGCCCTGGCGGTGATTGCCGTCGCCAGTGACGAAGGTGTGTCGGACGAAGGCATTCAGGCCGGTCTGAACGAATTCGACGGCGTCGGCCGCCGTTTCCAGGTGCAGGGCGAATTCGCCATTCCTGGCGGCAAAGTCATGTTGGTCGACGACTACGGCCATCACCCGCGTGAACTGGCGGTGACCTTCGATGCGATTCGTCGCGGCTGGCCGGACAAGCGGTTGGTGGTGCTGTTCCAACCACACCGCTACAGCCGCACGCGCGATCTGTACGAAGACTTTGTCGATGTGCTGTCCAAGGTTGACGTGCTGCTGTTGCTCGACGTCTACGCCGCTGGCGAAGAACCGATTCCCGGCGCCGATGGCCGCAGCCTGAGCCGCAGTTTGCGCATGCGCGGCAAGGTCGAACCGATTTTCATCGAACACCGCGACAAGGTGCTGGCCGCCTTGCCGGATATTTTGCAGGACGGCGATTTGCTGCTGACTCAGGGCGCGGGCGATGTCGGCGCGCTGTCGGCGGAAATCGCGCACGCTCAATTGGGGTTTAAAGCATGA